A single genomic interval of Mycteria americana isolate JAX WOST 10 ecotype Jacksonville Zoo and Gardens chromosome 20, USCA_MyAme_1.0, whole genome shotgun sequence harbors:
- the LOC142419225 gene encoding protein FAM107B-like, whose protein sequence is MAFADRSEATVTVTGGAHGAISQAPRSRHPARVPASPAPQGTGTRAARIGDMGLSQSKRGDDKAPRSSTVPEGDGTDVLSPDTATDGHRGLIQPRKVPNPMRESRSHRELHRELLFSHSRGILPRHRAELPQVLESRRLRQLREELRGPPSDLEQQLRKRHQRLEEHEREAAAGPDPDPRPEFLLVRDSLRKMKLVEPGAWQT, encoded by the exons ATGGCTTTTGCTGATAGGAGCGAGGCCACCGTCACCGTCACCGGCGGAGCACACGGGGCCATCAGCCAGGCTCCGCGGAGCCGGCACCCGGCCCGTGTCCCTGCGTCCCCGGCCCCCCAGGGCACGGGGACAAGAGCCGCCCGCATCGGGGACATGGGGCTGTCGCAGAGCAAGAGG GGTGACGACAAAGCCCCGAGGAGCAGCACGGTGCCGG AGGGTGACGGGACCGATGTCCTCTCCCCGGACACGGCCACCGATGGCCACCGGGGCCTCATCCAGCCCAGGAAGGTGCCAAACCCGATGCGGGAGTCCCGGAGTCACCGGGAGCTGCACCGGGAGCTGCTCTTCAGCCACAGCAG GGGCATCCTGCCCCGGCACAGGGCCGAGCTCCCGCAGGTGCTGGAGAGCCGGCGGCTGCGGCAGCTGAGGGAGGAGCTGCGGGGACCCCCCTCCgacctggagcagcagctgaggaaacgCCACCAGAGGCTTGAGGAG CACGAgcgggaggcagcagcggggccggaTCCGGACCCTCGCCCCGAGTTCCTGCTGGTGCGGGACAGCCTGAGGAAGATGAAGCTGGTGGAGCCAGGCGCCTGGCAGACGTGA
- the TMEM167B gene encoding protein kish-B, giving the protein MTNVYSLDGLLVFGLLLVCTCAYLRKVPRLKAWLLSEKRGVWGVFYKAAVIGTRLHVAVAISCVLMAFYVLVVK; this is encoded by the exons atgacCAACG TGTACTCGCTGGACGGGCTGCTGGTGTTCGGGCTGCTCCTGGTCTGCACCTGCGCCTACCTGCGGAAGGTGCCGCGCCTCAAGGCCTGGCTGCTCTCGGAGAAGCGCGGCGTCTGGGGCGTCTTCTACAAGG CTGCCGTCATCGGCACCCGGCTGCACGTGGCCGTGGCCATCTCCTGCGTCCTCATGGCTTTCTACGTCCTGGTGGTGAAGTGA